The following proteins are encoded in a genomic region of Thalassophryne amazonica chromosome 5, fThaAma1.1, whole genome shotgun sequence:
- the LOC117509911 gene encoding uncharacterized protein LOC117509911 — translation MGGDSVQNEEMDQGDDEDWHDNGVDSGGDDEDDDFQHGDGEEGNEPDDNYQGFSLEDGNLPIYPDAPITKSQSLLLIVSYVLRDGLSDSALDDLLSLMNIHCPNSVPTSKYLLYKSVEDSMYEVHYYCMACTAYLGPEKLTRNCKNCGNEFSADISTAEGSFFLRMPVKTQLQRMMKVPEVAAALENRNIDEILRETNINYIVHGKLYKNLLHDGIIGPSDLSLLFNTDGVSIFKSSNFSVWPLFATINEISPHMHRKHMIMAGLWFGECKPNMNTFLKPFVDELRDLGADGLHSPLGQTRIFALCITRRPSFVDARLGCSSDFLVNIDQQADNPNICIYPGDILQKCIFMKTDVSSYLCPLPSRFYWD, via the exons ATGGGTGGAGACTCAGTACAAAATGAAGAAATGGATCAGGGGGATGATGAGGACTGGCATGACAATGGAGTTGActctggaggagatgatgaagatgatgattttcaGCATGGTGATGGGGAGGAAGGAAATGAACCAGATGATAATTACCAG gGATTCAGCCTTGAAGATGGAAATCTTCCAATTTATCCAGATGCACCCATCACCAAGTCACAGAGTCTACTGCTGATAGTGTCCTATGTCTTGCGGGATGGTCTTTCTGATAGTGCTttggatgatcttctttctttgaTGAATATACACTGTCCAAACAGTGTTCCTACATCAAAGTATTTGCTGTACAAGAGTGTTGAAGATTCAATGTACGAg GTTCACTATTATTGCATGGCGTGCACTGCATATCTTGGCCCCGAGAAATTGACAAGGAATTGTAAAAACTGCGGCAATGAATTCAGTGCAGACATCTCAACTGCAGAGGGTAGTTTTTTTCTCAGGATGCccgtcaaaacacagctgcaaaGAATGATGAAAGTACCAGAAGTGGCAGCTGCCCTTGAAAAtcgaaatattgatgaaatcttgAGAGAAACTAACATAAATTACATTGTTCATGGTAAACTTTATAAAAACCTTCTTCATGATGGCATAATAGGTCCCAGTGACTTGTCATTATTGTTCAATACTGATGGAGTTTCTATTTTTAAATCCTCCAATTTTTCTGTTTGGCCTTTGTTTGCCACAATAAATGAAATTTCACCACATATGCACAGGAAACATATGATTATGGCAGGTTTGTGGTTTGGAGAATGTAAACCCAACATGAATACTTTCTTAAAACCATTTGTGGATGAACTTAGAGATTTGGGAGCAGATGGTTTGCACTCACCTCTTGGCCAAACCAGGATTTTTGCTCTTTGCATTACACGAAGACCATCATTTGTTGATGCAAGGCTCGGCTGTTCATCTGACTTTCTTGTAAATATTGACCAACAAGCAGATAAcccaaatatttgtatttatccaggagacatcctgcaaaaatgtatttttatgaaaACTGATGTTTCATCTTACCTGTGCCCACTGCCTTCTCGGTTTTACTGGGATTAA